CCTCTGCCGCGAGCTCCAACATGCCTGACTTAAGCAGCGAATTCACCGTGGCCGCAGCTTGCCACAGCCTTCCCATGCCGCGCATCCCTTGGAACAACTCGCGAGCAAAACGACTATCCCCGAAGATGTGATCGTCTAAGAAATAGAGATGCTTCCCCGGCAAGCGATCGATCTCAGCTAAGGCATCGTCCACCTTTTGGGTATAAAACGATCGGCCACCTTGAAAGAATGCATCCTTGTAACAGAAGTCGCAATGATGCGGACAACCTCGAGTCACGACAATTGAATTCGGCACCAAGTATAAATGGCGTTTGATCAGATCGCGACGGATCGGTGGTAGGCGTTTGAGGGTTCGCACCTTAGACACATATCGAGCCTGCGGATGACCTTCTCGGTAGTCCTTAAGAAACTGTGGCCAGATATCTTCGCCAGGGCCGAGGAAGATAGAGTCCGCGTGTACGGCCGCTTCTTCCGGCAACGAGGTCACGTGCAGCCCACCGAGACAAACGTAGCAGCCTTTCTGCCGATAATGGTCGGCCAACTTATAAGCCCGGTAGGCAGAGGTGATGTAAACCTGAATCACCACGATGTCAGGCTCGTCATCGGTCTTCAGGATTTCGACATGCTCGTCCTGCAGATCAACTTCGTCATCATCGCGTAGATAACCTGCCAAGGTCGCTAAACCTAACGGCGGGAATAGGCTGTATTTGATGGGCCGGAACAGCGGGCTGGTCGCTTCGGTGAGCGCCGGCAGAATCATCTTCACGCGCATCGTGCTTCGTCTCCCTGATCCCTGGAACTCCGCCTCGGTG
The genomic region above belongs to Blastopirellula marina and contains:
- a CDS encoding B12-binding domain-containing radical SAM protein, with the translated sequence MRVKMILPALTEATSPLFRPIKYSLFPPLGLATLAGYLRDDDEVDLQDEHVEILKTDDEPDIVVIQVYITSAYRAYKLADHYRQKGCYVCLGGLHVTSLPEEAAVHADSIFLGPGEDIWPQFLKDYREGHPQARYVSKVRTLKRLPPIRRDLIKRHLYLVPNSIVVTRGCPHHCDFCYKDAFFQGGRSFYTQKVDDALAEIDRLPGKHLYFLDDHIFGDSRFARELFQGMRGMGRLWQAAATVNSLLKSGMLELAAEAGLRSIFVGFESLSVANLQDHAKVQNLNRDYQAAIRRVHDAGVMVNGSFVFGMDDDDASVFSRTVDWAVESGIETSTYHILTPYPATGLYQRMEAEGRLLHSNWDLYDTRHTVFQPKLLTGEQLETGYWQAYRRFYTWRNIFKGASTKPTWLRFARHAAYSAGWKKFEGLWNLAIRLKQVGQMRPLLENILSGLGRVQPQTGVGSDDSVELPVLSSVD